The Rhodopirellula halodulae genome includes the window AACGATCCAGCGTGCGGTCAAACGGGCTCGGGTTCTGGCGGGAATCAACAAGGCGATCACGCCACACAGTTTCCGACACAGTTTTGCAACGCACCTCATCGAATCCGGTACGGACATTCGTTTCATCCAAAAGCTGCTCGGGCACACCAACCTCGAGACCACATCGCTGTACACGAAGGTCGCGCAGATGAAATCGACTGCGGTCGCCAGTCCATTGGATCACTTGGGAAGTGAATCGGCGGCGTCGGTGCAGTCGTCTGCTCGGAAGCCACCGTCCCCGCCTTCCGTCGGCCGGATGCGTCTCGAAGTGGATCCAAATCCCAATTCGAATGGCTCGCATGCGGTGAATTTGGGCATTTGGCGAGACGGTGAATTGCTCCCGTTGCCGGGAGTGCTGGCAACGATGCCCCGACCTGACTGGGTGTCTTTGCAAATCCCGCTGCAAGACACCTGGGAACCGACCTTGCGAAGACTACCCGCCATGCAGCGAGAGCGATTGGAGTCGCCGCAGTTTTTCAGTTTGGTGCAGCAAGAGGTTGCCAAGCGACTGGTGCGAATCAGAGGCTCGGCACCGTCGCACTCAAAGAAGCCGCAGTGAGTTCACGTAGAAGAACTTTATTCTCCTCCGCAAGGCATCGCACTTGTCTGTCAGCGGAGACGCTGTTTGAAGGTCCAATCTCCAGCGTCATGAAACACCGTTAAACTCGCGTTTCGGACGAAGCAACGAAAGTAAAGTCAGGTAAACGCGACCAGACCCAAGCAAAAAAATGCAAACTGATCCCCAGTCAGCTAAGATCGTCCACCCAATCCCTCCCATTCCCAAGCATGGACGACACCCTGTCGTCCAGAAACCCGTTAGCGGACACGAGCGTATTGGCCGATCAACGTTACCTTCTGACTTACATTGCGCCGCATCCCATCCCGCAATGGAAACGTTCACCTTCCGAGGTCGATCGCTTCCGCGATTTGCTATCTGCGTTCAACGATTCACCACTCTTTGACGAACCGCCGCCAGATTTTGATTTTGCGGCTCTGTCCGCACATGCCGAGGCGTTCGAGACTACAGTGATGTCGACTCTCGCTGAGGTCGGTTCGTATTCACCCGGAAATCGGCCGCTTTACGAACTCGCTCGATGTTGCTCTGAACTCAAACGTCGGTTGGCCCGTACTGGTGCCATTGACTCTCAGATACTCGTCGCATTGGGTGAATATCGTGGACTCGTATCCAAAAATATCGTCGAACTTGATGCCGTCTACCTTCGCCAGCATCAACCGTAGTTCACGTGTCCGCTAACATGGTTTTTACGCTAGGCCTTCGGCACACCTTCGCTCTTTGGCAACGCTCGCTGGCTTTGGTACAATCTTCTTAGTTCAAACATCGCTCGCTTCGTTCAGGGCGGTGTCGTAAAAACCTTCCGTTGTGCGGACGAGATTTTCACAAATGGCACACCCAGATATGGACGCCCTGCTCGACGAAGGTCTTCAGGTCGCAATTCACTTCCTCGAAAAGAACGGCGAATTCTTCCCGTTCGGCGTCACCATGGCTCCGGACGGCAGTATCGCGCATACACAGGGCTACACTGGCGACGAGCATCCACCATCACAAGAGGTGATCGACCTGCTTCTTCGCGGCTTTCAATCTGGCGCGACCGCTGGCGACTACAAATCCACTGCACTGATCTCAGATGTTCGCGTTTCGCTCGATGGCACCACGAAAACCGACGCCATTAGCGTCACGGTCGAGCATCACGAGGACCAACCGGTCACTTGTCTTCTGCCATACACCAAGACTGATGCTGGCTACGAGTTTGGCGAACTTATTGCGCAACGCGCCGATAGCAACGTTTTCCCACACTAACGCCGCACAACATGGTTTTTACGCTGCGGCCTTCGGCACACCTTGGCTCTTTGGCAACGGGCCATACCCTTGGTACAATTTCACGTAGTTCAGGCATCGTTCGCTTCGTTTAGGGCGGTGTCGTAAAAACCTTCCGTTGTACGGCCCAGATCACTCAGATGGACACCGAACTGGTAACCGCGACTCGCGTGTTTGAACTCGCCGAAGGGCGTGTCGTGGTTGCCGACGAGTTCTTCCACGATTTCGCTGGCCGCTCCGCCCCATTCGATCTCGACGTCGTGGTGGTGTCGCCGTCTGGCGATCGCGTCCCCATGACCGCGTGCATTTCACATCCGCTGATCCATGCTCGGCCGCCTCGTGCACCGGGATTCGTCTGCACATTCGATGGCACAACCAAATCCGCCATCCCTGCTGGTTCACGGATCGTGCTCCCCAACGCGTAGGGCCGTACAACATGGTTTTTACGCTAGGCCTTCGGCACACCTTCCAACTTTGTCAACGCGGGCTGGCCTTGGTACAATCTTCGTAGTTCAGACATCGTTCGCTTCGTTTAGGGCGGTGTCGTAAAAACCTTCCGTTGTGTGACGCAGGCTCTCATGAATGCTGACGATTTCGCACGCCTCTGTCGCGCCGACAAGGACGCCATGGTCGCCGCATTCTTCGATCCCGCCGCTGAAACTGCCGTCGGCGAGCTGATTGCCTCGCTCGACCTTGATGACGCCCAGCTCGCAACCTTGCGCCAGATTCTCGACGGTGCGCTCACTGACGCCATGTACAACTTGCTCGTTGGGCTTGACGGCGGTGCTTCGATTGGCGACGTCCAACAATCGTACGATCTTCGCGATGAATCTGGGGCAGCGATCACCGGCGATGGTGACCTTGAATCTGCTGCATTTGCGGCCTTTCACGAATCGTGACCTTTACGGTGCTTCAGCGTCACACAACATGGTTTTTACGCTAGGCCTTCGGCACACCTTGGCTCTTTGGCAACGGGCCCTGGCCTTGGTACAATTCTTGTAGTTCAGGCATCGTACGCTTCGTTTAGGGCGGTGTCGTAAAAACCTCCCGTTAGCCGCCAGAGACCAATGAAGGTTCATCGCGAAAACGATGTCTACTCAACGCTTCATATCACTGGTCCGACTTACGTCTCGCTGAAACTGACACTGGCTTCTGCCCCTGTGGACGACTTTCCAGTCGATCACGTCGAATCACAACTCCGTACCCCTCCGACCGCCGACGTTGTTCGCATCGCGACCACTGCGGGCGCTGCTCGCGCCAACGCGAAATATGACGTTACGTTTTTTCCGGCTCACGTACGATGCGACGTAGACCACTATCGACCCGAGTCTATTCTCGACCATCTCACGTTCAAGATCGTTGAATATGCTGCGATTTCACGGTTCGCAGCACGCGTCCAACAGCACATCTCCGATTCACCGCTCACGTACAACAAACTCGCCGCCGAATGTGGCGTGGCTAAATCAGTGCTATACACTATTGCAAAATCCGGCGCTTTCACCGGTGTTGAACAAAAGGATGCCGTAACTCTGATTGAGCACTTCCACTTGCACACTGGCGGCTAACATGGTTTTTACGCTAGGCCTTCGGCACACCGCTGTCGTTTGTTCAGGCCGCCCTCTGATGGTAGAATCTCTCATGGTTCATACATCGTTCGCTTCGTTTAGGGCGGTGTCGTAAAAACCTTCCGTTGTGTGCCACTAGCGTATGAAACTGTCGCGAACCGAATTGCATGATCTTCGCGACCGCTGGGACGGCGCGACGCTTGACACCATCCGAGCAACGTTGTGCAAATGGGCGTTCAAACGCCCTAATCAACGGGTTGATCTGGACGCAATATCGCTTGCCAACTCAATCGACATCGACGGCAATTCTTACGCTGACCTTCGTGGTATATCTCTCGTCGCACAACTGAACTACTACGCTGTCTCCCGTGTTTGCTTTGACGCCGCAACGTTTGAGGGTTTCGGCCAATTCGGCGGTTACTCCACCTTCGACGACTGCCTTTTCCGCCAGACCAAATTCAATACCAACCTTCACTCGCAATTCACAAATTGTTCGTTCGCTAGCTCCAACCTACGTGACGCCAAACTTGGTGGCCCGTTCATCGATGTTGATTTCTCGTTTTGCAATCTCAACAACGCTGCGGCGGATCAATCCGTATTCACAAACTGCGACTTCACCGGTTGCAATCTCAAATCCGCACACCTTACCAACTGCACGTTCACGGACTGCAAATTCGGTGACAACTCCTTTGGTCGCGGATCGCTCTATCGCTCAAAATTCATGGGCGATTCCCCAGATCGTGACGGTTTGGCCGATACGATAGTGGATGCCGTTTCGTGGTGACCCGTGGCACACAACATGGTTTTTACGCTGAGGCCTTCGGCACACCTTCGATCTTTGGCAACGCTCGTTGGCTTTGGTACAATTTCCGTAGTTCAGACATCGTTCGCTTCGTTCAGGGCGGTGTCGTAAAAACCTTCCGTTGTGTGCCACTAGCGAATCATGGGTTACGACCTTCACATCACTCGCGCCGAAGAATGGTTCGACGGCGATGACACGCCGATCACGCTTGAGGAATGGCTCGCGTTCATTGAATCGGACGCCGAGATGCGTCTCGATGGCCACGCCGAAGCCAAGGTCGACGGTGAGGCGGTTCTCCGTTATGAAAACGACGGGTTGGCAGTCTGGACCGCCTACTCCCAATTGCCGGATGACGACTGTGGTGCGTGGTTCGACTTTCGCGGCGGCAATGTCGTCGTCAAGAATCCCGACGACGAGATCATCGCCAAAATGAAACAGATCGCTGAGCATTTCGGGGCGCGTGTTGTGGGCGACGAGGGCGAGGAGTACTAACCGCGTCCCCTATGGTCCGTGGCACACAACATGGTTTTTACGCTAGGCCTTCGGCACACCTTCGTCCTTTGGTAACGGGCGTTGGCCTTGGTACAATTTCTGTAGATCAGGCATCGCTCGCTTCGTTCAGGGCGGTGTCGTAAAAACCTTCCGTTATGTGACCTATGTCTATCCGTGGAATCACTGACGCAAACCTTCCTAGTTGGATTACCGCGAACGCCGGTGCCACGGATGACGACATTAACGCGTTAACGACTGCATCGCCGCATCAACTTGCGAACACCTACCTTTCGCTGCTGCGAACCGCCAACGGTGGCGAGGCCGAGATCGCCGCGGACGGCAACAGCGACGAATCATATCTCGTGCTTTGGGCCTCATTTGAGGTGATTCCGTTCAACGCTGACTACGAACTTCGCGAATACGCGCCGGCGTTCCTCGCGTTTGGCTCGAATGGTGGTGGCGAGCTTTTTGCGTTCGACACACGCATTTCTGGCGACTCCGTGTTCTTGCTTCCAGCAATTGGCATGTCTAATGATGACGGTATGCTGTTCGCCGATTCAATGGACGCGTTTGCCCGACGCATAGCGGCAGCATAGCTCACCGGTCACATAACATGGTTTTTACGCTGGGGCCTTCGGCACACCTTCGTCCTTTGGCAACGGTCGCTGGCCTTGGTACAATCTTCCGTAGTTCAGGCATCGCTCGCTTCGTTTAGGGCGGTGTCGTAAAAACCTTCCGTTATGTGCCCCTGATCGAATGGCTCCTCGGCAATATCAATACGTTGGGCCAGCCGATATTCGCGATTCCGCGATTGCCTCTTCGCCCGTTGGCACACCGATCCGTTGCGTTGTTGATCTTTCGGCATGGATCGCGTCTCGTTCATCGGACGCCGAACCGGACGGTTCACTGATTGCGACGTTTACCGTGAATGTTGGCGGCACGCTTTTGCTTGCGCCGCGCCGCTCCGAACATGTCGCCTGTGCTGCTGGTGGCCCTGTGCTTTCCGCTGGTGAAATCACGTTTTCCGATGGCGACGTTTCCGAGATCACCAACCAATCTACTGGATTTTGCCCCGAACCTGAATCGTGGCCGACTGTTGCTGCAGCGCTGGACGCTATTCCGGTGGATCGACCTGATGATTTCACGACACGTGTTGTGTTTCGCCTTTGTCCGGCCTGCAACGAACGGAACATCGTCAAGGATGGCTGGTTCGTCTGTGATCTTTGCGGGGCCGATCTTCCAGAGAATTGGAACTTTCCCGTAGCGCGACGGGGCACATAACATGGTTTTTACGCTAGGCCTTCGGCACACCTTCCAACTTTGTCAACGCGGGCTGGCCTTGGTACAATTTATCGTAGTTCAGGCATCGTTCGCTTCGTTTAGGGCGGTGTCGTAAAAACCTTCCGTTATGTGACCTATGTCTATCGGTGACATCATCGCTGCCAACCTCTCCCGGTGGGTTTTCGCCAACACTGGGGCATCCGACGACGACATCCGTGCGCTCACCGACGCCACATCGTTCCCCCTTCCGTCCGCATACCTCGACCTGCTTCGCGCCGCCAACGGCGGCGAGGCCGACATCCCTGATTTGAACGGCGACGATGGCAGTTACCTCGACCTATGGGAGGCGGCTGACGTTGTGCAATTCAACGCGGATTACATGCTGCCCCGATTCGCCCCTTCATTCTTCGCGTTCGGATCAAACGGCGGTGGCGAGCTTTTCGCATTCGATTCTCGCCGTGACGACGACGCCGTACTCATGGTTCCCACAATTGGCA containing:
- a CDS encoding pentapeptide repeat-containing protein; its protein translation is MKLSRTELHDLRDRWDGATLDTIRATLCKWAFKRPNQRVDLDAISLANSIDIDGNSYADLRGISLVAQLNYYAVSRVCFDAATFEGFGQFGGYSTFDDCLFRQTKFNTNLHSQFTNCSFASSNLRDAKLGGPFIDVDFSFCNLNNAAADQSVFTNCDFTGCNLKSAHLTNCTFTDCKFGDNSFGRGSLYRSKFMGDSPDRDGLADTIVDAVSW
- a CDS encoding SMI1/KNR4 family protein; this encodes MSIRGITDANLPSWITANAGATDDDINALTTASPHQLANTYLSLLRTANGGEAEIAADGNSDESYLVLWASFEVIPFNADYELREYAPAFLAFGSNGGGELFAFDTRISGDSVFLLPAIGMSNDDGMLFADSMDAFARRIAAA
- a CDS encoding SMI1/KNR4 family protein, producing the protein MSIGDIIAANLSRWVFANTGASDDDIRALTDATSFPLPSAYLDLLRAANGGEADIPDLNGDDGSYLDLWEAADVVQFNADYMLPRFAPSFFAFGSNGGGELFAFDSRRDDDAVLMVPTIGMSDDTSLPFADSVDAFAQRIAAP